The genomic stretch AGACGAGATCAGCAGCGAAGCCGAATTGCGATCTTATATCCAAGCAATGAATCAATCACTTCTCCGGGAGATTAAAAAGGGGAACATAGTAAGCCTAAATGAAGAGGAGACAAAATGATTAAAAGCCTTTACTTGAAAAACTTCACTGTGTTCGATGATCTCAGAATTGACTTATCGAACAAAATAAATATAATCATGGGAGTTAATGGGACGGGGAAAACGCACATCCTGAAGGTCTTGTATGCCATGTGTAAGGCAAATGGAGATGTTTCTGCCGATAATAACATGAGTGAAGAGGAAAAAAGAGATATCTCCTCAAGTATGATTACCGGTGTATTCAAACCGCTTGATGGAGTTCTTGGCAATCTCAAGAAAACTGGATCAAAGGGCGGAAATGCAATTGTTGAGATAGAATATCCCGATAACGCCAAATTCGGCTTGTCATTCAATGCCAATAAACAAGCCTCTGGCAATGGCGATGCAATCAAAGATTTGTTTAACCATACTTATGAATCAGTGTATGTTCCGATTGATGCGCATCCTGTATTTATTCCTGCAAAGGAAATAATATCATTTATGGCAGGGTTACCTGCTCTGGTTCAGAAGTATGAACTATCTTTTGATATGACCTACACCGACTTGATGTCTCAATTAGAGATTCCGGCTATTCAAAAATCACTCAGAACTATTCGCACAGATGCAATCATGGAAGAGATCGAAAAGATATGCGTTGGCAGATTTGAGTTTAAGGGTGGTGGTAATGTAACTTTCAAGGCAGATAAAGCGGAATACTCAGCCAACGTTACGGCAGAAGGGTTCCGAAAGCTTGGTACTCTTTACAGGCTGATCGAAACAGGTGCACTGAGACCAGGTGTTGGCGGACCCTTGTTTTGGGATGAGCCTGATGCAAACTTAAACCCTTTACAAGTCAAAGGTGTTGTCGATGCTTTGTACAGCCTTGCACAATCCGAACAACAAGTGGTTTTAGCTACTCATAACTACAATCTCATTAAATGGTTTGACCTACTGTTTGATAAAGATCGAGGCGATCATGTGAGATACCATGTTTTGTATAGAGACAAGGGTGTCATTAGAGTTAATTCCACCGATGATTTCGATTCCATTGATCCAAATCCGATCCTTGATGCCTTCTCTGAGTTATATGATGAAGAGCTAGAAAGATATGTATAGGATGCTGGCATGGATTATATAGAAAAAGATCTTGAGTTGTTTCCGGAATCCACTTTACGCGTTATAAAGTTTGATGACCCACATACTCACGGTCTGACAAGCTTTGACATGAAAGCAGTTGATTTTATCTTAGAATACCCAGATAAATATGTTTATCTTGAGTTAAAGGATCCTGATTCTCCAGACTCAAGAGCTGGTGGTGTTAGAAGATTCATTGCTGACTATAAAACAGGTGCCCTGAAAACTAAGTTATCAAAAAAGTATAGAGACACATTTATCTATCGATGGGCACAAAACAAGGCGGATAAACCGATTCATTACTATGTCCTGATATGCTGGGACTTCCTTGATGTACCTAAATATAACCTTCTTACCGATAGTCTCAAGAAACACCTCCCTCGACGATCTGAAAAATGGAGACGCAAGTTCGCCGAGAAGTGCGTCGTTTTATCATTAACTGATTGGAATAAGCAGTTTCCTGACTGCATCATCAGAAGAAGAAGCCTAATGGGACACCACT from Candidatus Cloacimonadota bacterium encodes the following:
- a CDS encoding ATP-binding protein gives rise to the protein MIKSLYLKNFTVFDDLRIDLSNKINIIMGVNGTGKTHILKVLYAMCKANGDVSADNNMSEEEKRDISSSMITGVFKPLDGVLGNLKKTGSKGGNAIVEIEYPDNAKFGLSFNANKQASGNGDAIKDLFNHTYESVYVPIDAHPVFIPAKEIISFMAGLPALVQKYELSFDMTYTDLMSQLEIPAIQKSLRTIRTDAIMEEIEKICVGRFEFKGGGNVTFKADKAEYSANVTAEGFRKLGTLYRLIETGALRPGVGGPLFWDEPDANLNPLQVKGVVDALYSLAQSEQQVVLATHNYNLIKWFDLLFDKDRGDHVRYHVLYRDKGVIRVNSTDDFDSIDPNPILDAFSELYDEELERYV